The genomic interval AGCTACGGCGACGCCTGCCTGCTGTTTCCCGCGCCGCAGCCCGACCCGGATGCCTGACATGACCGCCAAGCCGTTCTCCTTCCGCCTGATCGCAACCGACGGCGCCGCCCGGCGCGGCGAGATCGAGACGCCGCACGGGCTGGTGCGCACACCGGCCTTCATGCCGGTCGGCACCCAGGCGACGGTCAAGGCGATGTATCCGGACCAGGTTCGCGCGCTCGGCTCCGACGTGGTGCTCGGCAACACCTATCACCTGATGCTGCGCCCGACCGCCGAGCGGGTGGCGCGGCTCGGCGGGTTGCACAGATTCATGAACTGGCCGCACACGATCCTGACCGATTCGGGCGGCTTCCAGGTCATGTCGCTGGCCCAGCTCAGGAAGCTGGACGAGACCGGCGTCCGCTTCCAGAGCCACATCGACGGCCAGAAATACCACCTGACGCCGGAACGCTCGATCGAGATCCAGGGCCTGCTCGGCTCCGACATCCAGATGCAGCTCGATGAGTGCATCGGCCTGCCGGCCCCGCGCGAGGAGGCGCAGCGGGCGATGGAGCTGTCGCTTCGCTGGGCCGAGCGCTCGCGGGCGCAGTTTGAGGCCATGGGCGGGCCGGCCAAGGGGCAGGGGCTCTACGGCATCGTCCAGGGCGGCGACGTGGCGGAGCTGCGCATCGCGTCGGCGCGCGCTCTGGCCGACATGCCCTTCGAGGGCTATTCGGTCGGCGGCCTGGCGGTCGGCGAGCCGCAGGACGTGATGCTGAAGATGCTTGAGATCACCACGCCGGCGATGCCGGTGGACAAGCCGCGCTACCTGATGGGCGTGGGCACGCCGGAGGACATCCTGGAGAGCGTTACACGCGGCATCGACCAGTTCGACTGCGTGATGCCGACCCGCGCCGGGCGCCACGGCCTCGCCTATACCCGCTACGGCAAGGTCAACCTGAAGAACGCCCGCCACGCCGACGATCCGCGACCGCTCGACGAGACCTCCGACTGCCCGGCGGCGCGCGACTACAGCCGCGCCTACCTGCATCACCTGGTCAAGGCCGGCGAGGGCCTGGCGGCCATGCTGCTGACCTGGAACAACCTCGCCTACTACCAGCATCTCATGCAGGGCATGCGCGACGCCATCGAGGCCGGGACGTTCCAGGACTTCCGCGCCGCCGTGAAGGCCGACTGGGTGCGCGGCGACATCGCCCCGCTCGGCTGATCGACGGGCCCGCTTCAGGCTGGATCAGCTTGCATCGGGCCGCATTCAGGTCTGGAACCCCTTGTCCTTGCGCAGGATGCAGCCGGAGATGCGCCAGACGCCGTCGTCCTGGCGGGCGAAGGAGTAGAGCGCGAGCCAGGCCTCGCCGTCGGGTCCGACCACAAACACCTCCTGCACCGGCCCGTGCGGCGTCATGCGCGCGCGGCCGAAGCTGACGCTTTTCGGCCGGTAGACCGGCATGTAGCCCTGCCTGACCATGGCCATGAAGATCTCGGGCGTGTGGAACTCCCGCTGCAGGCCCGGGGTGGCCAAGGCATAGGCTCCGGCCGCGTCGTTGCGGCGGAAGGCGGCCATCTGGTCCTGGACGATGCGGCGGAACGCGGCGCCGTCGATCGTCTCGCTCTCGGCGGCGACGGCCGCCGGCATCGTCAGGGCGCCAAGCGCGCCGAACGCCACCCACACGAACACAAAGGCCGCAAACCGCATGGTCCGTCTCCTTCATTGCTGCACAGAGCAGTATACGCGCGATTCGACGGTCGGAATCGGCCGTCGACGATCACTTCTTGCCGATCAAAGACGCCAGAGGGTTACGCCATCAGGCTTAAGCGATCTGTCAAGAATAGCGGGCAGGTCGGCGACGAGACCGGCACCGTCTGCGAGCAGGCGGCGGACCAGAGGCCAGGCATCGCCGCCGGCCAGGAAGGCGTCGTGCGGCACGGCCAGCACGACCGCGTCGGCGCCGGCAAGGTCGTTCTCGCCCGACAGGTCGAGGCCGTATTCCGCCCGGGTCTCGCGGGCGTCGGCGAGCGGATCGAAGACCTTCACCTCGGCGCCGAACTCGGCCAGTTCGCGGACGAGGTCGACGACCTTGGAATTGCGGATGTCCGGCACGTTCGCCTTGTAGGTGACGCCGAGCACGGCGATCTTCGGCGGCATCCGGCGCCCGAGGCGCACGCAGGCCTGGATAACCTTGCCGGCGACGAAGGCGGGCATCGCCTCGTTGGTACCGCGTCCGGCCAGGATCACCTGCGGTGTCAGCCCGATCTCGTGGGCCTTGTGGGTCAGGTAGTAGGGATCGACGCCGATGCAGTGGCCGCCGACGAGACCAGGCTGGAACGGCAGGAAGTTCCATTTCGTGGCGGCGCCGGCGAGGACGTCGCGGGTATCGATGCCCATGGCATGGAACAGGATCGACAGCTCGTTCATCAGCGCGATGTTGAGGTCGCGCTGGGTGTTCTCGATCACCTTGGCGGCCTCGGCGACGCGGATCGACGGCGCCCGGTGGATGCCGGCCGTGACGACCGAGCCATAGAGGGCGCAAAGCCGGTCGCAGGCGGCGTCCGTGCTCGCCGAGACGATCTTGGTGATGTCGGAGAACCCCCGGGTGGTGTCGCCCGGGTTGATACGCTCGGGCGAGTAGCCGACGAAGAAGCCCTCGTTCAGGCGCAGCCCGGATTCGGCCTCCAGGACAGGCACGGCGACCTCCTCGGTGGCGCCGGGATAGACGGTCGACTCGAACACGACGATGGCGCCGGGCTTCATCGCCCGGCCGGCGTTGCGCGCCGCGGCGACGAAGGGGGTGAGATCGGGCCGCTTCGCCCGGTCGACCGGCGTCGGCACCGCGACGATGATGACATCGGCGTCGGCAAGGGCGGTTTCGACGCTCGTCAGGGCAAGGCCGGGCAGGCGCAGGGCCTCGGCCGGCACCGATCCGGTGCGGTCGTGGCCGCGCTCAAGCTCTCCGAGGCGCGCCGCATCTATGTCGAAGCCTGTGACGCGATAGCCGGCCGCGGCGAAGGCGCAGGCGACCGGCAGGCCGACATAGCCGAGGCCGACGACGGCGATCCTGTCCCCGGTTGGCCTGGCGCCTGGTGCTGCCGCTGTCATGAGGCTGTCCCGCTGCGAGCCGGTCGGCGCATCCGCGCGACCGGAAAGGAAAAGACCGGCCCGGATCGTGCCGGGACCGGCCTTGTCTTAGTGGCTGGACGCGCCCGGATGCAAGAGCGATCGCGGCGCGGGCAGAGCCTATTCGGCGGCCTTGGGCAGGCCGGTCAGGTCGCTCAGATGCGGCATCAGTTCGGCCGCAAGCTCCGGCTGTTCCAGGGCGAAGGCGATGTTCGCGCACAGGAAGCCGACCTTGGAGCCGCAGTCGTAGCTGCGCCCCTCGAACTGCACCGACGTGAAGGTCTGCGTCTGCATCAGCGTCTTCATGCTGTCGGTGAGCTGGATCTCGCCGCCGGCACCCGTTTCCTGGCGCGACAGCAGGTCGAAGATCTGCGGCTGCAGGATGTAGCGGCCGGTGATCATCAGGTTGCTCGGCGCCGTGCCGGGAGCAGGCTTCTCGACCATGCCGGTGATGGTCATCGCCCGGCTGCGCGGTCCCTCGGCCAGCTTGACGATGCCGTACTGGTGCGTCTGGTCCTCGGGCACCTCCTCGACCGCGATGACGTTGCCGCCGCGCTCCCGATAGACGTCGACCATTTGCGCGAGGCAGCCCTTCTCCGCCTTGACGATGACGTCCGGCAGCAGGATGGCGAAGGGCTCGTCGCCGATGATGTCGCGGGCGCACCAGATGGCGTGGCCAAGGCCGAGCGGCTCCTGCTGGCGGGTGAAGCTGGTCGTACCCGGATGGGGACGGATCTTGTCCAGGAGGTCGAGCGCCGCCGTCTTGGAGCGGGCGCGCAGCGTGTCCTCCAGTTCGTAGGCGATGTCGAAATGGTCCTCGATGACGTGCTTGTTGCGGCCGGTGACGAAGACGATGTGCTCGATGCCGGCCGCGCGCGCCTCGTCGACCACGTACTGGATGATCGGCCGGTCGACGATGGTCAGCATTTCCTTGGGCACGGCCTTGGTGGCCGGCAGAAAGCGCGTTCCAAGGCCTGCAACGGGCAGGACAGCCTTGCGAATGGGTCTCATCATCAAAAATATCTCCTGAAATCGGCGCCGGGCGCCCCGGGTCAACTCCCGGAAGGAGGGGGAGTTCCGCAGGGGGCGTCAGAGGATCCGGCCCCATCTTCATAGCGAAATTCCGGTGGAGGCGAAACCGGAGAGAGGAAGTCCGGCCGAAGGATTCCGCGACGTGGTTTATGTCGACGGGGCGATCCTCGCCGCCGGCGGGCGATTTGCCGCGCCGCGGATGGCGAGGAATGTTGCGGTGCGGGCAAAAGGCGGGTATGCAACGGCGCGTCGTCCGCGATCGCCGGACGCGGGGTGCAGCAGGCAAGGAAGTCTCTCGATGGCGCAGCCCAGTTCGACGGTTCCGGTCGGGTCCGTCTTCTTCAGCAACGACGCACCGTTCAGCCTGATCGCCGGCCCGTGCCAGATGGAAAGCCGCGCCCACGCGCTGGAGATGGCCGCCGCGGTCAAGGAGATCGCCGGCTCCCTCGGCATCGGCGTGGTGTTCAAGAGTTCGTTCGACAAGGCCAACCGCACCTCGCTCAACGGCAGGCGCGGCATCGGGCTGGTCGATGCGCTGCCGGTCTTCGCCGAGATCCGCGACACGCTCGGCCTGCCGGTGCTCACCGACGTGCATGCGGCGGAGCAATGCGCCGCGGTCGCCGAGGTGGTCGACGTGCTGCAGATCCCCGCGTTCCTGTGCCGGCAGACCGACCTCCTGGTCGCTGCGGCGCGCACCGGGCGGGTCGTCAACGTCAAGAAGGGCCAGTTCCTGGCGCCCTGGGACATGAAGAACGTGCTCGCGAAGGTGGTCGAATCGGGCAATCCGAACGTGCTGCTGACCGAGCGCGGCGTGAGCTTCGGCTACAACACGCTGGTCACCGACATGCGTGCGCTGCCGATCATGGCGGCGACCGGCGCCCCGGTGATCTTCGACGCCACCCATTCGGTGCAGCAGCCGGGCGGGCAGGGCGCGTCCACGGGCGGCGACCGCAGCTTCGTCCCGGTGCTGGCGCGTGCCGCCGTCGCGGTCGGCGTCGCGGGCCTGTTCATCGAGACACACGACGATCCGGACAATGCCCCTTCCGACGGCCCCAACATGGTGCCGCTGAAGGACCTCGCGGGCCTGCTGCGCCAGCTCAAGGACATCGATGCGGTGATCAAGGCGGCCGGCGCCTAGGCCAAGCCGGCGCCGCGGTCGCGGGGATAGCGAACCATGAAGATTTCGATGATCGGAACGGGCTACGTCGGACTGGTCTCCGGCGTGTGCTTCGCCGAGTTCGGCTTCGACGTCACCTGCGTCGACATCGACGCGGCCAAGATCGAGCGGCTCAACCGGCTGGAGGTGCCGATCTACGAGCCGGGCCTCGACGAGGTGCTCGCCCGCAACCACGCCGCGGGCCGGCTGACCTTCACGACGGATTTCGACGCGGCGGTGGCGAGTTCCGACGTGGTCTTCATCGCGGTCGGTACGCCGTCGCGGCGCGGCGACGGCGAGGCGGACCTGACGTATGTGTTCGATGCCGCCCGGCGCATCGCGCGCGCCATGAAGCCCGGCGCGGTGGTGGTGATCAAGTCGACGGTCGTCGTCGGCACCTGCCGCAAGGTGAAGGAAATCATTGCCGCCGAGCGACCCGACGTCGACTTTTCCATTGCCTCCAACCCCGAGTTCCTGCGCGAGGGCTCGGCGATCGAGGACTTCATGCGGCCCGACCGGGTCATCGCGGGGGTCGAGGACGAGCGCGGCGAGGCGGCCCTGCGCCGGCTGTATCGGCCGCTCAACCTGCGCGAGGCGCCGCTGGTGGTCTCGTCGCTGGAAAACGCCGAGTTGACCAAATACGCGGCCAACGCCTTCCTGGCGATGAAGATCACCTTCATCAACGAGATCGCCGACCTGTGCGAGAAGGTCGGTGGCGACGTGCAGAGGGTTGCGACCGGCATCGGCCTCGACAACCGCATCGGCTCGAAGTTCCTGCATGCCGGGCCCGGCTACGGCGGGTCCTGCTTCCCCAAGGACACCACGGCGATCGCTGCCACCGCACGCAAGCTGGGCGCGCCGCTGCGCCTGATCGAAACCACCATCGAGGTCAACGAGGCGCGCAAGAAGGCGATGGCACAGCGCGTGCTCGCCGCGCTCGGGCCGCAGACGGCGGGCAGGATCGTCGCCGTGTTCGGCGTCGCCTTCAAGCCCAATACCGACGACGTGCGCGACGCGCCGTCGCTGGTCATCATTCCCGAACTGCAGAAGGCCGGCGTCACCGTCAGGGCGCACGATCCGGAAGGGCGCGCCCAGGCCGAGCCGCTCCTGCCCGGCGTGGTCTGGTGCGAGGGGCCCTACGAGGCCGCCGAGGGCGCCGACGCGGTCGCCGTGCTGACGGAATGGAACGTCTACCGGGGACTTGATCTCGGCAAGCTGAAGGAGTGCATGGCCGGCCGGATGGTGGTCGACATGCGCAACATCTATCGGCCTGAGGAGGCCGCAGCCGCGGGGCTGCGCCACATCGGCATCGGCAAGCCGCCTGCCGGCGACGCCTGATCCTTTCGACCCGCCGGGGCGCCTTGGGCCTCCGGACCGCCACCATGTCCCGCGCCGGAGCGCGCCGGACCCACAGGGAGTAGAACATGACGGCCATCGTCGACATCACCGCCCGGGAAATCCTCGACAGCCGCGGCAATCCGACCGTCGAGGTCGACGTCCTTCTGGAAGACGGTGCCTTCGGCCGCGCCGCCGTGCCCTCCGGCGCCTCGACCGGCGCCCACGAGGCCGTTGAGCTGCGCGACGGCGGGGCGCGCTATCTCGGCAAGGGCGTGCAGAAGGCGGTCGACGCCGTCAACGGCGAGATCTTCGACACGGTCGGCGGCCTCGACGCAGAGGACCAGATCCAGATCGACCAGGCGATGATCGACCTCGACGGCACGCCCAACAAGGCGCGCCTCGGTGCCAACGCCATCCTGGGCGTGTCGCTCGCGGTCGCCAAGGCGGCGGCCCAGTCGGCCGGCCTGCCGCTGTATCGCTACGTCGGCGGCACCTCGGCCCGGCTGCTGCCGGTGCCGATGATGAACATCATCAACGGCGGTGCCCATGCCGACAACCCGATCGACTTCCAGGAATTCATGATCATGCCGGTCGGCGCGAGCTCGCTGGCCGAAGCCGTGCGCATGGGCGCGGAAGTCTTCCACACGCTCAAGAAAGCGCTGCACGACGCCGGCCACAACACCAACGTCGGCGACGAGGGCGGCTTCGCGCCGAATCTGGAATCGACCGATGCGGCCATCGGCTTCGTCATGAAGGCGATCGAGAAGGCCGGCTACACGCCGGGCGAGGACATCCATCTCGCCCTCGATGCCGCCTCGACCGAGTTCTTCAAGGACGGCAAGTACGTGCTTGCCGGCGAGGGCAAGACGCTGGCTCCGGAGCAGATGGCGCGCTACCTGGAAGACCTGGTCGCCCGCTACCCGATCATCTCGATCGAGGACGGCCTGGCCGAGGACGACTGGGACGGCTGGAAGGCGGCGACCGACCTCATCGGCACCAAGTGCCAGCTGGTCGGCGACGACCTGTTCGTCACCAACTCGGCGCGCTTGCGCGAGGGCATCGCCCGGGGCGTCGCCAACTCGATCCTGGTCAAGGTCAACCAGATCGGCTCGCTGACGGAGACCCTCGACGCGGTCGAGACGGCACACAAGGCCGCCTACACGGCCGTCATGTCGCACCGCTCGGGCGAGACCGAGGACGCGACCATCGCCGACCTGGCGGTCGCCACCAACTGCGGTCAGATCAAGACCGGCTCGCTCGCGCGCTCCGACCGGCTGGCCAAGTACAACCAGCTGATCCGCATCGAACAGGAGCTCGGCCCGCAGGCGCGCTACGCCGGCCGCTCGATCCTGAAGGCCTGACCGGCGCGGGCCGAAGCCGGCCGCTCCCGAACCGCAAGCCCTCCGCCGCTTCGGCGGAGGGTTTTTCATGACCGGCGTCTACGCTTCGGCCGGGCTTTCGGCGCGGGTTTCGTCGGCGTGGCGCAGGGCGGCGGCGATGGTGTCCGCCGGTTCCGCGCCGATGATGGCGAAACGCCCGTCAATGATGAAGCAGGGCACGCCGGTGACGCCCATCTCGCCGGCCTGGGCGATCTGACGCTGCATCTTGTCGAGGTCGGAGTCCGTCTCCAGCAGCTGTTCGACAAGGTCCGATTCCATGCCCGTGTCGCGCGCGACCTCGACCAGAGTCTCGGATTTCGACAGGTCGCCGCCCTCGACGAAATAGACCTGGAACAGGCGCTCGACGACCTCATTCTGGAGGTTGTCGGCGCGCGACCACAGGATCAGTCGGTGGCTGTCGAGCGTGTTGGGCGAGACGGAGATCTTCTCAAAGGCGAAGGGGATGCCTTCGTCCCGCCCAGCCTGCCGGACCCGCTCGTAGGCAGCCTCGGCGCGCTGAGGACCGCCGAACTTCTCGTCGAGATAGGTCTTCCGATCCTTGCCTTCCTTGGGCAGGGACGGGTCGAGCTGGTAGGGATGCCAGCGCACCTCGATGGCGAGATCCGGCACGGCGCGGATCGCGGCCTCCAGCCGGCGCTTGCCGATGAAGCACCACGGACACATGACGTCGGAGATCACGTCGACGACGAGGGGGGATTTGTCGGACATCGCGCAGGCTCCGCTGGTCGGAAAGGCAACAGCCTTGACACATAGCGCGTTTGCGCCGCCGGCGCCACGCCGGGGCAACTTTGCCGGCGCGCCGGGGTCACAGGGCGGTGCGGCCGAGTATGGCATCGATTCGGGCCCGCAGCCTGTGGCCGGCCTGCTCGTTCTTGAACACCGCCACCGGTCCGCGTCCTTCTACGGCGCAGACCAGATCCTCCTCGCGGCTGGTCGCATCGGCGATCGACAGGATCGTGCCGGCGAGGTCGCCGGCCAGGGATGCCGCCTCGACGGCCTCCGTCGTCAGGCGCATCTCGGCGAGGTCGAGGCCGCGCGCGACGACCGCCTGCCGAGCCCGGGCGAGATAGGCGTCATAGAGCGACTGCGAAATTCCGCCGGCTGCGGCCTTGCGCAGCAGCCAGATCCGGCTTTCGGCCAGAAGCCGATCCGCGAGCCGCCGACGCTTGCCGAGTCGGATGGCGGCGGCAAGGCGGCCGGCCAGCGTTTCGCGTGTCATGGCGCCGTGGAAGACGTCGTTCGCCCCGGCCCGGAACAGGCCGGCGATGTCGTCCCAGGCATCGCAGAAGGCGAGGATCGGCAGGCGGGCGAAGCGCGGGTCGCGGAGGATGCGCTCGATCAGATAGGCAGCCTCGTCCGCCGAGGTGTCGAGGATGGCGGCGTCGAAGGCGCGCTGCGACAGGTAGGTCTCGGCCATGTCGGCAGTGAAGGCGCCGACGATCTCGACGTTGCGCCGGCGGGCGTCGTCAAGGTCAGCGAAGCGGCGGCCCAGACCGACGACGAGGAGGCCCGAGGTGCCCTGATGATGCGGCGCGCTGCCGTAGTCGGGCAGGCGGCCGAACACGATGCGGCGGATGCGCGCTTCCTCGGCGCGCAGGATGGCACGCTGCAGCGCGCACAGCATTCTGAACAGCGCGTCCGGCGGGATTGCCGCCTCGACGATGGCATGCGCCCTGGGCAGGCCTGCGAGCGGCGAATCGCCCGCGCACAGGACCACGACGGGAACTTCGCCGGCAAGGCCTGCGATGCGCGCCCCGATCCGCGCCAGGCCGGCGTCCGGCAGGTAGGCAGTCAGATCGATCACCACCGCGCAGGGCAGGGGGCCGGCGCCGGCAGCGAAGTCCTCGGCCGCCGCGTCGACCTCCTGCGGCCAGCCCGGGACGGCGGTGGGCGAGGGTACCCCGCCGGCGCGCCAGAGCGGCCCCTGCCAGAGCAGGGCGCTGTCGCCGTCGGGATCGGGCTCGCTCACCGCCTCACGCCACGGCCGCGGCCAGGCGCTGGACGCGCAGGGCCAGACGGGCACGGTCGATCGTTCCGTCCTCGTGGCGCGGCAACACCTGCAGCATCAGCACCCTGAGCGGGATCTTGGCGAGGTCGACGCGTTCGGCATCCAGATAGGCGAAGAAGGCCCTGGCGTCAGGCGTCGCACCGGGGTTGGGTACCAGAGCCGCGTACAGCCGAGCGCCCAGGACCGGATCCTCGACCAGGAATGCCGCCGCTTCGCGCACCTCCGGATAGGCCTGGTAAAGCAGATCGAGTGCCTCGAGGTCTCCGGCACCGGGGGCGTTTTCGCCCGGGATGCCGAAACCGGCAATGCCGCCGTCGACCCTGGTCACCGAAATGCCCGTTCGAAGAAAGCCGCTGGCATCGAGTGCCAGACCTCCGTCATTGCGTCCGCCTGCCGTCCAGCCGGTCTCAGGCACCATCGGTCCGCGCACCGACAGGACCGGCGGCCGGCCGTCCTCGCCATCTTCCGCCTTCAGTTCGACCAGCGCAGGAGCGTTCTCGGACCCGGACGGCGCGCTGGCGGCGCCGAGCGCGGTCGGATGGATGCGCGCCGACTTGCCGCGCAGGCGCGCGACCAGGGCATATTCGTCGGCAACATGAAGATCGACCAGCGTGTGACTGGGCACGAAGGTCGCGGCCTGGGGGGCGGATATGCTCCAGGCGGCGACCACGGTGGTCTTCCTGCAGGCGAGCCTGGCGTCCAGGGTCTGGGCCAGCGGACCGGGCAGCAGGACGTAGTCGGCCTCGACCGCGTCGGCATGGGCGGCAAGCCGCGACAGCGCGGTGGGGTGGTGCAGGTGCAGCGTGCCGCTGGACAGAAGCCAGGGCAGCAGGCCGGCGCCGATGCCGGTCAGGCCGCTGAGCGCATAGGGCACGAGGATATGGGCGCCCTCGTCGAGCCGCGTTTCCAGGAACGGCATGAAGCCGGCGGCGATCCACTGGTTGTGGCTGCGCGTCACCGGCATCGGCGTCCGACCGCCGCGCGACCAGGTGATCGTCGCGGTATGTTCGGCGGCATCCGGCCGCTTCAGGTCGGGGGCCATCAAGCCGTCGCCCATTTCGGCCAGCATCGGACCGAGCTCGATCAGCCCGTCCGGGATCTCCTTGCCGAGACCGAATACGAAGCGCAGGCTGAACAGTTCCGCCGCCACGTCGCGGGCGGCATGGCCCATCTGGCGCGTTTCGAGCCGGTCGGCCGCGACCAGACCCTTGGCGCCGATGCGGTTGAGCGCCTCCAGGACGTCCTTCTGGCGCCAGTGCAGCGGCAGCGGCGTGACGATCAGCCCGGCGCGCAGGGCGGCGAGGAAGGCGATCACGGCGTCGACCGTGTTGGGTGCGTGAAGGCCGACGACATGATCGGTGGCCAGTCCGACCGCCGCATAGAAGCCGGCGAGGCGCTCGATCTCCTGCTCGGCCTCGGCATAGGTCAGGCTCCGCGGCTCGCCGCCGGTCCACTCGGAGCGGTCCGGCGCGTCGACGATGGCGATCCGGCCGGGATGAGCCTGCGCGGTCTTACGGAACAGGGCGTCCAGCGTGACCCGCCCCCACAGACCGTTGGTCCTGTGTCGATCGATCGTTTCAGCAGGGGTGACTATCATGGGACATATCCGTTGGCGCGAGCCTCAGTCGGCCGCCTCGGCAGACCACCAGGTGTCGAACTGGTAGCCGTAGAGCGGGAAGGTGTCGGGTGCGGCGATGCGGGTCCAGTGCCCCAGCCATTCGCCCGGCGGATGGAACAGCGGCACCGCATAGGCGCCGGACACCAGCACCCGGTCGAAGGCGCGCACGGCGGAGACGAAGTCTTCCCGGGTGCGCGCGCCGACCATGGCGTCGATCAGGGCGTCGACCGCCGGGTTCTTCGCGCCCGTGATGTTGAACGAGCC from Polymorphum gilvum SL003B-26A1 carries:
- the tgt gene encoding tRNA guanosine(34) transglycosylase Tgt, whose translation is MTAKPFSFRLIATDGAARRGEIETPHGLVRTPAFMPVGTQATVKAMYPDQVRALGSDVVLGNTYHLMLRPTAERVARLGGLHRFMNWPHTILTDSGGFQVMSLAQLRKLDETGVRFQSHIDGQKYHLTPERSIEIQGLLGSDIQMQLDECIGLPAPREEAQRAMELSLRWAERSRAQFEAMGGPAKGQGLYGIVQGGDVAELRIASARALADMPFEGYSVGGLAVGEPQDVMLKMLEITTPAMPVDKPRYLMGVGTPEDILESVTRGIDQFDCVMPTRAGRHGLAYTRYGKVNLKNARHADDPRPLDETSDCPAARDYSRAYLHHLVKAGEGLAAMLLTWNNLAYYQHLMQGMRDAIEAGTFQDFRAAVKADWVRGDIAPLG
- a CDS encoding DUF4864 domain-containing protein → MRFAAFVFVWVAFGALGALTMPAAVAAESETIDGAAFRRIVQDQMAAFRRNDAAGAYALATPGLQREFHTPEIFMAMVRQGYMPVYRPKSVSFGRARMTPHGPVQEVFVVGPDGEAWLALYSFARQDDGVWRISGCILRKDKGFQT
- a CDS encoding nucleotide sugar dehydrogenase produces the protein MTAAAPGARPTGDRIAVVGLGYVGLPVACAFAAAGYRVTGFDIDAARLGELERGHDRTGSVPAEALRLPGLALTSVETALADADVIIVAVPTPVDRAKRPDLTPFVAAARNAGRAMKPGAIVVFESTVYPGATEEVAVPVLEAESGLRLNEGFFVGYSPERINPGDTTRGFSDITKIVSASTDAACDRLCALYGSVVTAGIHRAPSIRVAEAAKVIENTQRDLNIALMNELSILFHAMGIDTRDVLAGAATKWNFLPFQPGLVGGHCIGVDPYYLTHKAHEIGLTPQVILAGRGTNEAMPAFVAGKVIQACVRLGRRMPPKIAVLGVTYKANVPDIRNSKVVDLVRELAEFGAEVKVFDPLADARETRAEYGLDLSGENDLAGADAVVLAVPHDAFLAGGDAWPLVRRLLADGAGLVADLPAILDRSLKPDGVTLWRL
- the galU gene encoding UTP--glucose-1-phosphate uridylyltransferase GalU, coding for MMRPIRKAVLPVAGLGTRFLPATKAVPKEMLTIVDRPIIQYVVDEARAAGIEHIVFVTGRNKHVIEDHFDIAYELEDTLRARSKTAALDLLDKIRPHPGTTSFTRQQEPLGLGHAIWCARDIIGDEPFAILLPDVIVKAEKGCLAQMVDVYRERGGNVIAVEEVPEDQTHQYGIVKLAEGPRSRAMTITGMVEKPAPGTAPSNLMITGRYILQPQIFDLLSRQETGAGGEIQLTDSMKTLMQTQTFTSVQFEGRSYDCGSKVGFLCANIAFALEQPELAAELMPHLSDLTGLPKAAE
- the kdsA gene encoding 3-deoxy-8-phosphooctulonate synthase, with the protein product MAQPSSTVPVGSVFFSNDAPFSLIAGPCQMESRAHALEMAAAVKEIAGSLGIGVVFKSSFDKANRTSLNGRRGIGLVDALPVFAEIRDTLGLPVLTDVHAAEQCAAVAEVVDVLQIPAFLCRQTDLLVAAARTGRVVNVKKGQFLAPWDMKNVLAKVVESGNPNVLLTERGVSFGYNTLVTDMRALPIMAATGAPVIFDATHSVQQPGGQGASTGGDRSFVPVLARAAVAVGVAGLFIETHDDPDNAPSDGPNMVPLKDLAGLLRQLKDIDAVIKAAGA
- a CDS encoding UDP-glucose dehydrogenase family protein: MKISMIGTGYVGLVSGVCFAEFGFDVTCVDIDAAKIERLNRLEVPIYEPGLDEVLARNHAAGRLTFTTDFDAAVASSDVVFIAVGTPSRRGDGEADLTYVFDAARRIARAMKPGAVVVIKSTVVVGTCRKVKEIIAAERPDVDFSIASNPEFLREGSAIEDFMRPDRVIAGVEDERGEAALRRLYRPLNLREAPLVVSSLENAELTKYAANAFLAMKITFINEIADLCEKVGGDVQRVATGIGLDNRIGSKFLHAGPGYGGSCFPKDTTAIAATARKLGAPLRLIETTIEVNEARKKAMAQRVLAALGPQTAGRIVAVFGVAFKPNTDDVRDAPSLVIIPELQKAGVTVRAHDPEGRAQAEPLLPGVVWCEGPYEAAEGADAVAVLTEWNVYRGLDLGKLKECMAGRMVVDMRNIYRPEEAAAAGLRHIGIGKPPAGDA
- the eno gene encoding phosphopyruvate hydratase, which translates into the protein MTAIVDITAREILDSRGNPTVEVDVLLEDGAFGRAAVPSGASTGAHEAVELRDGGARYLGKGVQKAVDAVNGEIFDTVGGLDAEDQIQIDQAMIDLDGTPNKARLGANAILGVSLAVAKAAAQSAGLPLYRYVGGTSARLLPVPMMNIINGGAHADNPIDFQEFMIMPVGASSLAEAVRMGAEVFHTLKKALHDAGHNTNVGDEGGFAPNLESTDAAIGFVMKAIEKAGYTPGEDIHLALDAASTEFFKDGKYVLAGEGKTLAPEQMARYLEDLVARYPIISIEDGLAEDDWDGWKAATDLIGTKCQLVGDDLFVTNSARLREGIARGVANSILVKVNQIGSLTETLDAVETAHKAAYTAVMSHRSGETEDATIADLAVATNCGQIKTGSLARSDRLAKYNQLIRIEQELGPQARYAGRSILKA
- a CDS encoding DsbA family oxidoreductase — protein: MSDKSPLVVDVISDVMCPWCFIGKRRLEAAIRAVPDLAIEVRWHPYQLDPSLPKEGKDRKTYLDEKFGGPQRAEAAYERVRQAGRDEGIPFAFEKISVSPNTLDSHRLILWSRADNLQNEVVERLFQVYFVEGGDLSKSETLVEVARDTGMESDLVEQLLETDSDLDKMQRQIAQAGEMGVTGVPCFIIDGRFAIIGAEPADTIAAALRHADETRAESPAEA
- a CDS encoding AMP-binding protein codes for the protein MIVTPAETIDRHRTNGLWGRVTLDALFRKTAQAHPGRIAIVDAPDRSEWTGGEPRSLTYAEAEQEIERLAGFYAAVGLATDHVVGLHAPNTVDAVIAFLAALRAGLIVTPLPLHWRQKDVLEALNRIGAKGLVAADRLETRQMGHAARDVAAELFSLRFVFGLGKEIPDGLIELGPMLAEMGDGLMAPDLKRPDAAEHTATITWSRGGRTPMPVTRSHNQWIAAGFMPFLETRLDEGAHILVPYALSGLTGIGAGLLPWLLSSGTLHLHHPTALSRLAAHADAVEADYVLLPGPLAQTLDARLACRKTTVVAAWSISAPQAATFVPSHTLVDLHVADEYALVARLRGKSARIHPTALGAASAPSGSENAPALVELKAEDGEDGRPPVLSVRGPMVPETGWTAGGRNDGGLALDASGFLRTGISVTRVDGGIAGFGIPGENAPGAGDLEALDLLYQAYPEVREAAAFLVEDPVLGARLYAALVPNPGATPDARAFFAYLDAERVDLAKIPLRVLMLQVLPRHEDGTIDRARLALRVQRLAAAVA